In Musa acuminata AAA Group cultivar baxijiao chromosome BXJ2-10, Cavendish_Baxijiao_AAA, whole genome shotgun sequence, a genomic segment contains:
- the LOC135625325 gene encoding thioredoxin-like 1-2, chloroplastic, with product MAISLRYGSYFYGDYQVGTERKEIGVGSVEVLGGKNEFKGRQIVVKNQSSSDGWNPKGHSHCSIHASICLPRAMKWWEKSIIPNMTEITSSDHLVESLATAGDKLVIVDFYSPGCGGCRALHPKICQLAESYPDAIFLKVNYEDHKSMCHSLRIHVLPFFRLYRGAQGRVCSFSCTNATVKKLKDAMTKHGTERCSLGPAKGLEEEELLVLASNRGARFNRPPALSSI from the exons ATGGCCATTTCTTTGAGGTATGGTTCGTACTTTTATGGCGATTATCAGGTTGGGACGGAAAGAAAGGAGATAGGTGTTGGATCTGTGGAGGTTTTAGGTGGGAAGAACGAGTTCAAGGGGAGACAGATTGTGGTCAAGAATCAGAGCAGTTCAGATGGATGGAACCCCAAAGGCCATTCTCACTGCTCCATTCAT GCGTCGATTTGCCTTCCTCGAGCTATGAAGTGGTGGGAGAAGAGCATCATACCTAACATGACGGAGATTACGTCCTCAGATCATCTCGTCGAATCGCTGGCAACTGCTGGGGATAAGCTCGTCATCGTGGATTTCTACTCTCCTGGGTGTGGAGGCTGCAGAGCCCTGCATCCAAAG ATATGTCAGCTGGCTGAATCATACCCCGACGCAATCTTTCTGAAAGTGAACTACGAAGACCACAAATCCATGTGCCACAGCCTTCGCATTCATGTGCTGCCGTTCTTTCGGCTCTACAGAGGCGCACAAGGTCGTGTCTGCAGCTTCAGCTGCACCAATGCAACC GTCAAGAAGCTCAAAGACGCAATGACAAAGCATGGGACCGAGCGATGCAGTCTTGGACCAGCGAAGGGCTTGGAAGAGGAAGAGCTTCTCGTGTTGGCTTCGAACAGGGGAGCTCGGTTTAATCGTCCACCTGCACTCTCAAGCATATGA
- the LOC135625799 gene encoding probable calcium-binding protein CML45, whose protein sequence is MENSVSLAEPVGFLFLHNILNWIIMMLEKFSLYVPFSTCASMLLDAQPLKCKTSHPGDEDISLSSEDMEVVMDSVGLRRNHEGEHLKEETASDEISSLFEEREPSLEEVKAAFHVFDENNDGYIDAGELQRVLLKLGFTEGLELDACMSMITIYDENHDGKIAFTEFVKIMEISFC, encoded by the coding sequence ATGGAGAATTCAGTCTCTTTGGCAGAACCTGTTGGTTTCCTCTTCCTCCATAACATCCTCAACTGGATCATTATGATGCTCGAGAAGTTCTCACTATACGTCCCTTTCTCCACATGCGCGTCTATGCTCCTGGATGCGCAACCGCTGAAGTGCAAAACCAGTCACCCTGGAGATGAAGACATCAGCCTAAGTAGCGAAGACATGGAGGTGGTCATGGACAGCGTGGGGCTAAGGCGCAACCACGAAGGTGAGCACCTCAAGGAGGAGACGGCCTCCGATGAGATCTCTAGCCTGTTTGAAGAGAGGGAGCCGAGTTTGGAAGAAGTAAAAGCTGCCTTCCATGTCTTTGACGAGAACAACGATGGGTACATTGATGCAGGGGAGCTACAAAGAGTTCTCCTTAAGCTTGGTTTCACAGAAGGGTTGGAGTTGGATGCGTGCATGAGCATGATAACTATCTATGACGAAAACCATGATGGAAAGATAGCTTTCACCGAGTTTGTGAAGATTATGGAGATCAGTTTTTGCTGa
- the LOC135625323 gene encoding malate dehydrogenase, chloroplastic-like, protein MLVSAASALYVSPVASYGTRIGLEPKAKALHVTQKTPKLFKGFNGLKAAASVSCESDTSFLGNGRNATVWESFKPKLGRPNLRTKSQLKPQASSFKVAVLGAAGGVGQPLALLIKMSPLVSAVHLYDIANVKGIAADLNHCNTPARVLDFTGESELASSLEGVDVVVIPAGIPQKPGMTCDDLFNVNANIVKSLMEAVADNAPDAFIHIISNPVNSTVPVAAEVLKQKGVYDPKKLFGVTTLDVVRASTFVAQKKNLKLIDVSVPVIGGHDGITILPLLSKTRPSVTFTDGEVEELTVRLQNAGTELVEGKAGAGSATLSMAYAAARFVESSLRALDGDGDVYECSFVQSDLTELPFFASRVKLSRKGVEAVIPSDLQGLTDYETKALEALKPELKASIEKGVSFVHKQTAAAASG, encoded by the coding sequence ATGTTAGTATCAGCTGCCTCAGCTCTGTATGTTAGCCCGGTTGCTTCTTATGGTACTCGGATTGGCTTGGAACCAAAAGCAAAAGCCCTTCACGTTACTCAAAAGACTCCAAAGCTTTTCAAGGGATTCAATGGTCTGAAAGCAGCAGCATCGGTTTCTTGTGAATCAGATACGTCTTTCCTGGGAAATGGAAGAAACGCTACTGTATGGGAATCGTTCAAGCCAAAATTGGGGAGACCGAATTTGAGAACAAAAAGTCAACTGAAGCCACAAGCTTCATCTTTTAAAGTGGCTGTTCTTGGAGCTGCAGGTGGTGTTGGGCAACCACTAGCTCTCCTGATTAAGATGTCTCCGCTGGTCTCAGCTGTGCATCTCTATGACATTGCAAATGTGAAGGGAATAGCTGCTGATCTCAATCATTGCAATACCCCCGCCCGGGTTCTGGACTTCACTGGAGAATCAGAGCTAGCTAGTAGTTTGGAGGGGGTGGATGTGGTTGTAATACCTGCAGGGATTCCACAAAAGCCTGGCATGACCTGCGATGACCTATTCAATGTCAATGCTAACATTGTGAAGTCACTGATGGAAGCTGTTGCCGATAATGCTCCGGATGCTTTTATCCACATCATTAGTAATCCAGTGAATTCTACTGTCCCTGTTGCTGCAGAGGTTCTGAAACAGAAGGGCGTCTACGATCCAAAGAAACTTTTTGGTGTTACCACACTTGATGTTGTGAGAGCCAGCACCTTCGTGGCCCAAAAGAAGAACCTTAAGCTTATCGATGTCAGCGTCCCGGTGATTGGGGGTCATGATGGAATAACCATATTACCGTTGTTATCAAAGACTAGACCGTCTGTGACCTTCACTGACGGAGAAGTTGAAGAGCTTACGGTGAGGCTTCAGAATGCAGGGACGGAGCTAGTGGAGGGAAAAGCTGGTGCTGGATCTGCGACTCTTTCAATGGCCTACGCGGCAGCAAGATTTGTCGAGTCGTCTCTTCGTGCTTTGGACGGAGACGGGGATGTTTACGAGTGCTCCTTTGTTCAATCTGATCTGACGGAGCTTCCGTTCTTTGCATCCAGAGTTAAACTCAGCAGAAAAGGTGTGGAAGCCGTGATCCCTTCTGATCTCCAGGGGCTGACGGACTACGAGACCAAGGCACTCGAAGCTTTGAAGCCGGAACTGAAGGCAAGCATCGAGAAGGGTGTGTCGTTCGTTCACAAGCAGACAGCTGCAGCAGCATCAGGCTGA
- the LOC135625324 gene encoding protein PHYTOCHROME KINASE SUBSTRATE 2-like has protein sequence MASVKVAPKAPLAFENRPSKPRDDSFSTYLALVRENFPPELGNSAPERLSCRISLGTRRTLDGEIEIFDAEKYFSGGMDGDAPPQAPENGPEKPTKKEVRVRVRSRSTTGSISSEMTCNSRNTLLRDRRKHPVPGGQREVKGKRFLGVFPCSCARKDAIDIDKDALSHARSDGLRKQLPQDGERRDEHLVSDSRLKSISPGLRQQVFASREERKGGGGPRVVFAPDFFDTASTHRRSLKIASGGEGGRDDDVQSDASSDLFEIESLSMTSSHPFITHEGTESVTTTAYEPSEASVEWSVVTRSVANFSIASERVAPAASLRKTRRSSGSGLLLGCASEKAVDVTSGAKKPTGSTSFDHWERSGIDGAARFRAESCGVDVGSGSTGRVLPPSPFGSSRSSHDLN, from the exons ATGGCCTCTGTCAAAGTAGCTCCAAAGGCTCCCCTTGCTTTTGAGAACAGGCCCAGTAAGCCCCGAGATGATTCCTTCTCGACGTATCTTGCTCTTGTTAGAGAGAACTTCCCACCGGAGCTGGGAAACTCTGCTCCGGAACGCTTGTCATGCCGAATAAGCTTAGGGACGAGGAGAACTCTCGATGGCGAGATCGAAATCTTTGATGCAGAGAAGTACTTCAGCGGAGGAATGGACGGCGATGCGCCACCGCAAGCGCCTGAGAATGGACCTGAGAAGCCAACTAAGAAGGAAGTGAGAGTGAGGGTGAGATCCAGGTCGACGACCGGCAGCATCAGTTCTGAGATGACCTGCAACAGCCGGAACACGCTGCTCCGGGACCGCCGCAAGCACCCGGTTCCCGGCGGGCAGAGAGAAGTTAAAGGTAAGCGGTTTCTTGGTGTCTTCCCGTGCTCATGCGCTAGGAAGGACGCCATTGACATCGACAAAGACGCCCTGTCTCATGCTAGATCGGACGGCCTCAGGAAGCAGCTCCCGCAAGATGGGGAGAGACGCGACGAGCACTTGGTGAGTGACTCGAGACTGAAAAGTATTAGTCCTGGTTTGAGACAGCAGGTGTTTGCTTCCAGAGAAGAGAGGAAAGGTGGAGGAGGTCCCAGGGTGGTGTTTGCTCCAGATTTCTTCGACACCGCCTCGACCCATAGGAGAAGTCTCAAGATTGCCAGTGGCGGCGAGGGTGGACGAGACGACGATGTCCAAAGCGATGCGAGCTCGGACCTGTTCGAAATCGAGAGCCTATCGATGACGAGTTCACATCCCTTCATCACCCACGAGGGAACCGAGTCGGTGACCACGACGGCCTACGAGCCAAGCGAAGCCAGCGTCGAGTGGAGCGTGGTCACGCGCAGCGTAGCCAACTTCTCGATCGCATCGGAACGGGTCGCTCCGGCCGCGAGCCTCCGCAAGACGAGGAGATCGTCGGGGTCGGGGCTTCTACTGGGGTGCGCCAGCGAGAAGGCGGTGGACGTGACGAGCGGCGCGAAGAAGCCGACAGGAAGTACCAGTTTTGACCACTGGGAGCGCTCCGGCATCGACGGGGCGGCGAGGTTCCGTGCGGAGAGCTGCGGCGTGGACGTCGGCTCGGGTAGCACCGGTCGCGTCCTTCCACCGAGTCCATTCGGTTCCAGCCGCTCTTCCCATGACCT CAATTGA
- the LOC103969235 gene encoding transcription factor ILI3-like yields the protein MPIEMSSRRSRITDEEINELISKLQSLLPESRRRSMSRASASKLLKETCSYIRSLHREVDDLSDRLSDLMSTMDSNSPQAEIIRSILRS from the exons ATGCCCATcgagatgtcgagccggaggtcgAGGATCACCGACGAGGAGATCAACGAACTCATCTCCAAGCTGCAGTCTCTGCTCCCGGAGTCTCGCCGCAGGAGCATGAGCAGG GCTTCAGCGTCCAAGTTGCTGAAGGAGACGTGCAGCTACATCAGGAGCTTGCACCGCGAAGTGGACGACCTCAGCGACCGGCTCTCCGACCTGATGTCGACGATGGACTCCAACAGCCCGCAGGCTGAGATCATCAGGAGCATTCTCAGGTCCTAG